A DNA window from Novosphingobium sp. RL4 contains the following coding sequences:
- a CDS encoding nucleoside-diphosphate sugar epimerase/dehydratase encodes MNQTAAGASASSMSSGSANKFLRVRKFGSSEARSRSSITQFSLRRAFRNTVLMTIDFVVVALTLALAFELIGKTGFPKSDGHLGAILSFGLVVVGVFYTAGLYRRSWRYFSFAHAIQLAMLTAPSFALAWVAILLVPGVRAEHGQLLQIALAQWLFAMSALFFVRGARRALREKLTQGAKALPAFSDGKNLRGALLVGSPDWVLSIIEMLKRESTPSLSICGILLPSVNDTLLQIASVPVLGSHDDLAHAVETLDLQGRRPSLVIACDDGTDLSNREMARLTSRARNLGLELSRIRDGWSHILQRNHGTSPDELSVKDLLGRSEFTLEGEQITSQITGKCVLVTGAGGTIGGELCWQLASFRPSRLVLVEHSEYHLYAIEMKLREQFPDLDVQPELCNIRERDEVRRVFEKHRPVIVYHAAALKHVPIVEASPCAGVHTNILGTRIVADAVCEFSAKAMVQVSTDKAVNPVGMMGATKRVGELYSQALDMCGVDDADAPRFMTVRFGNVLGSSGSIVPLFHRQLREGRPLTVTHPDIERFFMTVREAVQLILQSSSAALSQNSQRGTIFVLDMGKAVRIVDLAYRMIRLYGLQPEIDVPVEFVGLRPGEKLYEELFDICEEQLPSGIKGIFEAQSKPIPLPFISRSIDRLARAVELGDHTEARRITHTLVKVPSGSAGFEVIENESLSAPRGAGEPLKA; translated from the coding sequence ATGAACCAAACCGCCGCGGGGGCCAGCGCCTCGTCGATGTCCTCCGGTTCCGCGAACAAGTTCCTCCGCGTGCGCAAGTTCGGCTCGTCCGAAGCGCGGTCGCGATCGTCGATCACCCAGTTCAGCCTGCGGCGCGCCTTTCGCAACACGGTGCTGATGACGATCGATTTCGTGGTGGTGGCCCTGACCCTGGCCCTCGCGTTCGAACTCATCGGCAAGACCGGCTTTCCCAAGTCCGACGGCCATCTCGGCGCAATCCTGTCGTTCGGGCTCGTGGTGGTGGGGGTGTTCTACACGGCGGGTCTCTACCGGCGGAGCTGGCGCTATTTCAGCTTTGCCCACGCCATCCAGCTGGCGATGCTGACCGCACCGTCCTTCGCGCTGGCCTGGGTGGCGATCCTGCTGGTTCCCGGCGTCCGCGCCGAGCATGGCCAGCTTCTGCAGATCGCGCTGGCACAGTGGCTGTTCGCGATGTCCGCGCTGTTCTTCGTGCGCGGCGCCCGGCGCGCCCTGCGCGAGAAGCTGACGCAGGGCGCCAAGGCGCTGCCCGCCTTTTCCGACGGCAAGAACCTGCGCGGCGCGCTGCTGGTCGGCTCTCCCGACTGGGTGCTCTCCATCATCGAGATGCTGAAGCGCGAATCGACGCCCAGCCTGTCGATCTGCGGCATCCTGCTGCCTTCGGTGAACGACACGCTGCTGCAGATCGCCAGCGTTCCCGTACTCGGCAGCCACGACGATCTTGCCCATGCCGTGGAGACGCTGGACCTTCAGGGACGGCGCCCATCGCTGGTGATCGCCTGCGACGACGGCACCGACCTTTCCAACCGCGAAATGGCGCGCCTCACCTCGCGCGCGCGCAATCTCGGCCTCGAACTCTCGCGCATTCGCGATGGCTGGAGCCATATCCTCCAGCGGAACCACGGCACATCGCCGGACGAGCTTTCGGTGAAGGACCTGCTTGGCCGCAGCGAATTCACGCTGGAGGGAGAGCAGATCACCAGCCAGATCACCGGCAAGTGCGTGCTCGTCACCGGCGCGGGCGGCACGATCGGCGGTGAACTGTGCTGGCAGCTCGCCAGCTTCCGCCCCTCGCGCCTCGTGCTGGTCGAGCATAGCGAATACCACCTCTACGCCATCGAGATGAAGCTGCGCGAGCAGTTCCCCGATCTCGATGTCCAGCCGGAGCTCTGCAACATCCGCGAGCGGGACGAAGTGCGCCGGGTGTTCGAGAAGCACAGGCCGGTGATCGTCTATCACGCCGCCGCGCTCAAGCATGTGCCCATCGTCGAGGCCAGTCCCTGCGCCGGGGTGCACACCAATATCCTGGGCACCCGGATCGTGGCCGATGCGGTCTGCGAATTCTCGGCCAAGGCGATGGTGCAGGTTTCCACGGACAAGGCGGTGAACCCGGTCGGCATGATGGGAGCGACCAAGCGCGTGGGCGAGCTTTACAGCCAGGCGCTGGACATGTGCGGGGTGGACGATGCCGATGCGCCGCGCTTCATGACCGTGCGGTTCGGCAACGTGCTGGGATCGAGCGGCTCGATCGTGCCGCTGTTCCACCGCCAGCTGCGCGAGGGGCGGCCCCTCACCGTGACGCACCCCGATATCGAACGCTTCTTCATGACCGTGCGCGAGGCGGTCCAGCTTATCCTGCAGAGCAGTTCCGCCGCGCTCAGCCAGAACTCCCAGCGCGGCACGATCTTCGTGCTCGACATGGGCAAGGCGGTGCGGATCGTGGACCTCGCCTACCGGATGATCCGGCTCTACGGGCTTCAGCCGGAGATCGACGTGCCGGTGGAATTCGTGGGCCTGCGCCCCGGCGAAAAGCTCTACGAGGAGCTGTTCGACATCTGCGAGGAACAGCTTCCCTCCGGCATCAAGGGCATCTTCGAGGCGCAGTCCAAGCCGATTCCCCTGCCCTTCATCTCCCGCAGCATCGACCGCCTCGCCCGCGCGGTGGAGCTGGGCGACCATACCGAGGCGCGCCGCATCACGCATACCCTGGTCAAGGTGCCGAGCGGAAGCGCGGGGTTCGAGGTGATCGAGAATGAAAGCCTGTCCGCCCCGCGCGGCGCCGGCGAACCGCTGAAGGCCTGA
- a CDS encoding PIG-L deacetylase family protein encodes MALQHYGKVLVIAPHPDDEILGCGGTMARMVEEGLDVQVAVITSGRPPAFAADGVARVQAEMRSAHAHIGVSRTHMLDFPAASLDIVPAAELNAAFCRIVRDVQPDTLFVPFLGDIHQDHQLAFLASMVAARPRDRQVPTRVLCYETLSETNWYAAPMTPPFVPNVHIDISGTLQRKLDAFAMFESQVRPFPDERSLITIEALARLRGSTVYCEAAEGFILVRAIER; translated from the coding sequence TTGGCTTTGCAGCACTATGGAAAAGTCCTTGTCATCGCGCCGCATCCCGATGACGAAATCCTCGGCTGCGGCGGCACCATGGCGCGGATGGTCGAGGAAGGGCTGGACGTGCAGGTGGCGGTCATCACCAGCGGCCGCCCGCCCGCCTTCGCTGCCGACGGCGTGGCGAGAGTGCAGGCGGAAATGCGCAGCGCCCATGCTCATATCGGCGTGAGCCGCACGCATATGCTGGATTTCCCGGCCGCCTCGCTCGACATCGTTCCGGCCGCGGAACTGAACGCCGCATTCTGCCGGATCGTGCGGGACGTGCAGCCCGACACGCTCTTCGTGCCGTTTCTGGGAGACATCCATCAGGATCACCAGCTCGCCTTCCTCGCCTCGATGGTGGCGGCGCGGCCGCGGGATCGGCAAGTGCCGACACGGGTGCTCTGCTACGAGACGCTGTCCGAAACCAACTGGTACGCGGCGCCGATGACGCCGCCTTTCGTGCCCAACGTGCACATCGACATATCCGGCACGCTGCAACGCAAGCTCGATGCCTTTGCGATGTTCGAAAGCCAGGTCCGCCCCTTTCCCGACGAGCGTTCGCTCATCACGATCGAGGCGCTGGCCCGTCTGCGCGGTTCGACCGTCTACTGCGAAGCGGCGGAAGGCTTCATCCTCGTGCGCGCGATCGAGCGCTAG
- a CDS encoding DegT/DnrJ/EryC1/StrS family aminotransferase, translated as MNLASTPALAPIEEPSGGRAGSAGAAIRPRPVHSRWPHHEPDEIEAVAQVLRSGRVNALVHGTENRAFAAEFSRFIGMPEGMCIANGTLTLEVALRALGIGPRDEVIVPARSFFATASCVLAVGAIPVFADVDPVSQNIDPRSAARLVNSATKAMICVHLAGWPCDMDALAELCDTHGLHLIEDCAQAHGATWRGRPVGSFGAAASFSFCTDKIMSTGGEGGLLLFRDHPTWLRAWAIKDHGKNYLKTVDGGGTPGAFRYVHDTPGSNYRMTEMQAALGRCQLAKLPRWLEARRRNAQVLLDLLVQVPGILLPAVPSEAGHAWYKFYVQLTDPDDIVEERRRLVLAGLLARGIPAGSGSCPDMSREHALSGIPIRRDGGLGNAIGLGRRTLMFPVDHTLNTADMERIAEGLRETMMETKAQ; from the coding sequence GTGAACCTTGCGTCCACGCCCGCATTGGCTCCGATCGAGGAACCGTCAGGCGGCCGTGCCGGAAGCGCCGGGGCCGCTATCCGGCCACGGCCGGTGCACAGCCGCTGGCCCCATCACGAACCCGACGAGATCGAGGCCGTGGCGCAAGTGCTGCGGTCCGGCAGGGTCAACGCCCTTGTCCATGGCACCGAAAATCGCGCGTTCGCAGCGGAATTCAGCCGCTTCATCGGAATGCCGGAAGGCATGTGCATCGCCAACGGCACGCTCACTCTCGAAGTGGCCCTGCGCGCGCTGGGGATCGGGCCGCGCGACGAGGTGATCGTTCCCGCGCGCAGTTTCTTCGCCACGGCAAGCTGCGTTCTGGCCGTGGGCGCGATCCCCGTCTTCGCCGATGTCGATCCGGTAAGCCAGAACATCGATCCCCGTTCGGCCGCGCGGCTGGTGAATTCCGCCACGAAAGCGATGATCTGCGTCCACCTTGCGGGCTGGCCCTGCGACATGGACGCGCTTGCGGAGCTTTGCGACACGCATGGCCTGCACCTGATCGAGGACTGCGCGCAGGCCCACGGCGCAACCTGGCGCGGGCGTCCGGTCGGCTCCTTCGGGGCGGCGGCGTCCTTCTCGTTCTGCACGGACAAGATCATGTCCACCGGCGGCGAAGGCGGCCTCCTGCTGTTTCGCGATCACCCGACATGGCTGCGCGCCTGGGCCATCAAGGACCATGGCAAGAACTACCTCAAGACCGTGGACGGCGGCGGCACGCCGGGCGCCTTCCGCTACGTTCACGACACGCCGGGCTCGAACTACCGGATGACGGAGATGCAGGCCGCGCTGGGCCGCTGCCAGCTCGCCAAGCTGCCTCGCTGGCTCGAAGCGCGGCGGCGCAATGCGCAGGTCCTGCTCGATCTCCTGGTGCAAGTGCCCGGCATCCTCCTGCCTGCCGTGCCATCCGAAGCCGGCCATGCCTGGTACAAGTTCTATGTCCAGCTGACGGACCCCGACGATATCGTGGAGGAACGCCGCCGTCTCGTGCTGGCGGGGCTGCTGGCGCGGGGAATCCCGGCGGGAAGCGGATCGTGCCCCGACATGAGCCGCGAGCACGCCCTTTCCGGCATCCCGATCCGCCGCGACGGGGGGCTGGGCAACGCGATCGGCCTGGGGAGACGGACGCTGATGTTCCCCGTCGATCACACGCTGAACACGGCAGACATGGAGCGCATCGCCGAAGGGCTGCGCGAAACGATGATGGAGACGAAAGCGCAATGA
- the rlmN gene encoding 23S rRNA (adenine(2503)-C(2))-methyltransferase RlmN — translation MPIPGHIDPVPVPRPNLVEGVTPREDGRLDLIGLQKKRIAELFESAGLDAKAAKLRAKQVYHWLYHRGVTEFEAMTDIAKTMRPWLAERFVIGRPEIVEAQHSSDGTRKWLLRTADAHDFEMVFIPDADRGTLCVSSQVGCTLNCRFCHTGTMRLVRNLTVGEIVGQVMLARDALGEWPKGRMDFSFGDGIDGADAADDEEEGSYTSDGRLLTNIVMMGMGEPLYNFDNVRDALKLVMDGDGLALSKRRITLSTSGVIPQMARCGEEIGVNLAVSLHAVTKEVRDEIVPVNKKYGIEDLLQACADYPGASNARRITFEYVMLKDKNDSDADAHELVRLLKKYNLPAKVNLIPFNPWPGAQYECSTPDRIRTFSDIVFKGGISAPVRTPRGRDIDAACGQLKTAAEKKSRAELERLYAEKEKELG, via the coding sequence ATGCCGATCCCGGGCCATATCGACCCCGTGCCGGTGCCCCGCCCCAACCTCGTCGAAGGGGTCACGCCGCGCGAGGACGGCCGGCTGGACCTGATCGGCCTGCAGAAGAAGCGGATCGCGGAACTGTTCGAAAGCGCCGGGCTTGACGCGAAGGCCGCAAAGCTGCGCGCCAAGCAGGTCTACCACTGGCTTTACCACCGTGGCGTCACCGAGTTCGAGGCGATGACCGACATCGCCAAGACCATGCGCCCCTGGTTGGCAGAACGCTTCGTGATCGGCCGCCCGGAAATCGTCGAAGCCCAGCACTCCAGCGACGGCACCCGCAAGTGGCTGCTGCGCACGGCGGACGCCCATGATTTCGAAATGGTGTTCATCCCCGATGCCGATCGCGGCACGCTCTGCGTGTCCTCGCAGGTCGGCTGCACGCTCAACTGCCGCTTCTGCCACACCGGCACCATGCGCCTCGTGCGCAACCTGACGGTGGGCGAGATCGTCGGCCAGGTCATGCTGGCCCGCGATGCGCTGGGCGAATGGCCCAAGGGCCGCATGGACTTCAGCTTCGGCGACGGGATCGACGGCGCGGATGCGGCTGACGACGAAGAGGAAGGCAGCTACACTTCGGACGGCCGCCTGCTCACCAACATCGTGATGATGGGCATGGGCGAGCCGCTCTACAATTTCGACAACGTGCGCGACGCGCTCAAGCTGGTCATGGACGGTGACGGGCTCGCGCTTTCGAAGCGCCGCATCACTCTCTCCACCTCGGGCGTGATCCCGCAGATGGCCCGCTGCGGCGAGGAAATCGGCGTGAACCTGGCCGTCTCGCTCCATGCGGTAACCAAGGAAGTCCGCGACGAGATCGTGCCGGTCAACAAGAAGTACGGCATCGAGGACCTGCTCCAGGCCTGCGCCGACTATCCCGGTGCCTCTAACGCGCGCCGCATCACGTTCGAATACGTGATGCTCAAGGACAAGAACGACAGCGACGCCGACGCGCACGAACTGGTCCGCCTGCTGAAGAAGTACAACCTTCCGGCCAAGGTCAACCTGATCCCGTTCAACCCCTGGCCCGGCGCGCAGTACGAGTGCTCGACGCCGGACCGGATCAGGACGTTCTCGGACATCGTGTTCAAGGGCGGCATCTCCGCGCCGGTCCGCACCCCGCGCGGACGCGATATCGACGCGGCCTGCGGCCAGCTCAAGACCGCCGCCGAAAAGAAGAGCCGCGCCGAACTGGAACGGCTCTACGCCGAGAAGGAAAAGGAACTCGGCTGA
- a CDS encoding LuxR C-terminal-related transcriptional regulator: protein MANFEEVCVTIVGFNSLVREGICKILNTCEFRCSRFFKDCDDVLAGEIGLPIGLTIFDMGTCGDLLASLPALKDRHPYMRAVLLADEFEFGQMVEAFQLGAHAYLLKEIGSEPLIESLRLVNQGEKVLPSALLQHLPQKQVMSEGQAEVQVQLSELLSEREIDTLRCLVMGYPNKVIAYRLDISEATVKVHVKAILRKLMVQNRTQAAIWAVNQGVITQVGEFRETADYVPVEEVSRAPVSLALAR, encoded by the coding sequence ATGGCGAATTTCGAAGAAGTCTGCGTGACGATTGTCGGCTTCAATTCCCTTGTCAGAGAGGGAATCTGCAAGATCCTGAATACCTGCGAGTTCAGGTGTTCACGGTTCTTCAAGGACTGCGATGACGTTCTCGCCGGAGAGATCGGCCTTCCGATAGGCCTTACCATTTTTGACATGGGGACCTGTGGGGACTTGCTGGCGAGCCTGCCGGCGCTGAAGGATCGGCATCCCTACATGCGCGCCGTGCTGCTGGCCGACGAATTCGAATTCGGCCAGATGGTGGAAGCGTTCCAGCTTGGCGCTCATGCCTATCTGCTCAAGGAGATCGGTTCCGAGCCGCTCATCGAATCCCTTCGCTTGGTTAACCAGGGTGAAAAGGTACTGCCCAGCGCCCTGCTTCAGCACCTGCCGCAAAAGCAGGTCATGTCGGAAGGCCAGGCCGAAGTGCAGGTTCAGCTCAGCGAACTGCTTTCCGAACGGGAAATCGATACGCTGCGCTGCCTTGTGATGGGCTATCCCAACAAGGTGATCGCCTATCGGCTGGACATCAGCGAAGCCACCGTGAAGGTCCACGTGAAGGCGATCCTGCGCAAGCTCATGGTCCAGAACCGGACCCAGGCGGCAATCTGGGCGGTGAACCAGGGTGTCATCACGCAAGTCGGCGAATTCCGCGAAACGGCGGATTACGTGCCTGTCGAAGAAGTCAGCCGCGCTCCGGTGTCACTGGCGCTGGCACGCTGA
- a CDS encoding formylglycine-generating enzyme family protein, giving the protein MIRVSGGTFTMGSERFYPEEAPLRRVTVDPFWIDEVPVTNREFARFVEATGHVTVAEIAPDPRDYPGMSPEMAQAGSLVFRKTATPVDTANPANWWSFEFGASWRYPLGPGSDVDALGLWDHPVVHVAYADAEAYAQWAGKDLPTEAEFEFAARGGLENADYAWGDELAPDGRMMANYWQGLFPFANQCLDGWERTSPVRSFPANGYGLHDMIGNTWEWTRDWWAERPEAPKKSGGSCCALSNPRGGKLKDSFDPAQPLVRIGRKVIKGGSHLCAANYCQRYRPAARHPEMIDTATTHIGFRCVVRES; this is encoded by the coding sequence ATGATCCGCGTGTCCGGCGGCACCTTCACGATGGGCTCGGAAAGGTTCTACCCCGAGGAAGCACCCCTGCGGCGAGTCACTGTCGATCCTTTCTGGATCGACGAAGTGCCCGTCACCAATCGCGAGTTCGCCCGCTTCGTCGAGGCGACCGGCCATGTGACCGTGGCGGAGATCGCCCCTGATCCCAGGGACTATCCCGGCATGTCGCCGGAAATGGCGCAAGCCGGATCGTTGGTTTTCCGCAAGACCGCGACGCCGGTGGATACGGCCAATCCCGCCAACTGGTGGAGCTTCGAATTCGGCGCCTCATGGCGCTATCCCCTCGGACCGGGCAGCGATGTCGATGCGCTTGGTCTTTGGGATCATCCGGTCGTCCATGTCGCCTACGCCGATGCCGAAGCTTATGCGCAGTGGGCGGGCAAGGACCTGCCGACAGAGGCCGAGTTCGAATTCGCCGCCAGGGGCGGTCTCGAAAACGCCGACTATGCCTGGGGTGACGAACTCGCGCCCGACGGCAGGATGATGGCCAATTACTGGCAGGGCCTGTTCCCGTTTGCCAACCAGTGCCTCGACGGCTGGGAGCGCACTTCGCCGGTCCGGTCCTTCCCCGCGAACGGCTACGGCCTTCACGACATGATCGGCAACACCTGGGAATGGACGCGCGACTGGTGGGCCGAGCGCCCGGAAGCGCCGAAGAAATCCGGCGGTTCCTGCTGCGCCTTGAGCAATCCGCGCGGCGGCAAGCTCAAGGACAGCTTCGACCCCGCCCAACCGCTGGTGCGGATCGGGCGCAAGGTCATCAAGGGAGGGTCGCACCTCTGCGCGGCGAACTACTGCCAGCGCTATCGCCCCGCCGCGCGCCATCCCGAGATGATCGACACGGCCACGACGCATATCGGTTTTCGCTGCGTGGTTCGGGAAAGCTGA
- a CDS encoding methionyl-tRNA formyltransferase: MKAVVIGAVGSTEVLVEELVAVPGWELTMIGTLPPELHGRHSDIVDLSVLAGRHGVRLAPIARTNDPQVLDMVRAEAPDYVFVVGWSQICGPEFLSIAAKGAIGYHPAPLPRLRGRAAIPWTILLDEPISASSLFWIAEGTDDGDILAQQYFHLARDETAQGLYDKHMAALRSMLRAVLPVLAAGDQPRQVQDERYATWATKRTQADGLIDWRQPASAIDRLIRAVGRPYPGAFTHVAGRRITVWSSRPVSGGERHHALPGQVMANGGGVLTVQTGEGLIELVDWEVAEGRPPALHAVLKG; the protein is encoded by the coding sequence ATGAAGGCAGTCGTAATCGGCGCAGTAGGCAGCACCGAAGTGCTGGTGGAGGAACTGGTCGCTGTACCGGGATGGGAGCTGACGATGATCGGCACGCTGCCGCCCGAGCTTCACGGGCGGCATTCCGACATCGTCGATCTTTCGGTGCTGGCCGGGCGGCACGGGGTGCGGCTGGCTCCCATCGCGCGAACCAACGATCCGCAAGTGCTGGACATGGTGCGCGCGGAGGCGCCGGACTATGTCTTCGTGGTCGGCTGGTCGCAGATATGCGGGCCGGAATTCCTCTCGATCGCGGCGAAGGGGGCCATCGGCTATCATCCCGCACCGCTTCCCCGTCTGCGCGGTCGGGCGGCGATCCCCTGGACGATCCTGCTCGACGAGCCGATTTCCGCCTCCAGCCTGTTCTGGATCGCCGAAGGCACGGACGACGGCGACATCCTTGCCCAGCAATACTTCCATCTCGCGCGGGACGAGACCGCGCAGGGGCTTTACGACAAGCACATGGCGGCGCTGCGTTCGATGCTGCGCGCGGTGCTGCCGGTGCTGGCGGCGGGAGATCAGCCGAGGCAGGTTCAGGACGAGCGCTATGCGACATGGGCGACGAAGCGCACCCAGGCGGACGGGCTGATCGACTGGCGCCAGCCGGCCTCGGCGATAGACCGCCTGATCCGCGCGGTGGGGCGGCCCTATCCGGGGGCCTTCACCCATGTCGCCGGGCGCAGGATCACCGTCTGGTCATCGCGCCCGGTTTCGGGCGGGGAGCGGCATCATGCCCTTCCCGGGCAGGTCATGGCGAACGGCGGCGGGGTACTGACCGTGCAGACCGGCGAGGGCCTGATCGAACTGGTCGACTGGGAAGTGGCGGAGGGCAGGCCGCCTGCGCTTCACGCCGTGTTGAAAGGATAG
- a CDS encoding glycosyltransferase family 4 protein, translating into MRRPAAAAPSVSLGLDYAMKVLVLSSLAYSLTNFRGALLRELKANGHDVIAVAPDRNPAVEADLSAWGVGLRIVPMARTGTNPVKDASLLSAYLRLMTAEKPDLVLAYTQKPIIYGGIAARMLCVPRFFALMSGLGYVFSEGSGAGKALRWAVARLYREAVRRSRGVFVFNADDRKDMIDLGIVTPRQNVVQVPGSGIDLERFHLEPLPRNRLRFLLVGRLMRDKGIYEFAEAARQIKLDHPDVEFCVLGHYERDNPTGIDEVECARLARQFPVQFIPGTSDVRPYLAGCSVFVLPSYYREGLPRTILEAMATGRPIITTDMPGCREPVIEGENGFLVKPRDAGALRAAMQRFVDAPQLVAGMAARSRDLVEKIYDVRKVNHQLLDEMDLLREPWNEPATLHEAPDPLDDLPRSPAGMHDAATSRAIAS; encoded by the coding sequence TTGCGCAGACCCGCCGCAGCGGCACCGTCCGTCAGCCTGGGGCTCGATTACGCAATGAAGGTACTTGTCCTGTCCAGTCTCGCCTATTCGCTCACGAATTTCAGGGGAGCGCTGCTGCGCGAACTGAAAGCGAACGGGCATGACGTGATTGCGGTGGCGCCTGACCGGAACCCGGCGGTCGAGGCGGACCTTTCGGCCTGGGGGGTCGGCCTGCGAATCGTGCCGATGGCCCGGACGGGGACCAATCCGGTGAAGGATGCGAGCCTCCTTTCGGCTTACCTGCGGCTGATGACCGCGGAGAAGCCCGATCTCGTTCTGGCCTATACGCAGAAGCCGATCATCTACGGCGGCATCGCCGCGCGGATGCTCTGCGTCCCGCGCTTCTTCGCGCTGATGTCGGGACTCGGCTATGTGTTCAGCGAGGGGAGCGGCGCCGGCAAGGCGCTGCGCTGGGCGGTGGCGCGGCTCTACCGCGAGGCCGTGCGCCGGTCGCGCGGCGTCTTCGTGTTCAACGCCGACGACCGCAAGGACATGATCGACCTGGGTATCGTCACGCCGCGCCAGAACGTGGTCCAGGTTCCCGGCTCCGGTATCGACCTCGAAAGGTTCCACCTCGAACCGCTGCCGCGCAACCGGCTTCGCTTCCTGCTGGTGGGGCGGCTCATGCGCGACAAGGGCATCTACGAGTTCGCTGAGGCGGCAAGGCAGATCAAGCTGGACCATCCGGACGTCGAATTCTGCGTGCTCGGCCATTACGAGCGGGACAATCCGACCGGGATCGACGAAGTGGAATGCGCCCGCCTCGCGCGGCAGTTCCCGGTGCAGTTCATTCCCGGAACCAGCGACGTGCGGCCCTATCTCGCCGGGTGCTCCGTCTTCGTGCTGCCGTCCTACTATCGCGAGGGGCTGCCGCGCACGATCCTCGAAGCGATGGCCACCGGGCGCCCCATCATCACCACCGACATGCCCGGTTGCCGGGAGCCGGTGATCGAGGGCGAGAACGGCTTCCTGGTGAAGCCGCGCGACGCCGGCGCTCTGCGGGCGGCGATGCAGCGCTTCGTCGATGCTCCGCAACTGGTGGCGGGAATGGCGGCGCGTTCGCGCGATCTCGTCGAGAAAATCTACGATGTGCGCAAGGTCAATCATCAGTTGCTCGACGAGATGGACCTCCTGCGCGAACCCTGGAACGAACCCGCGACGCTGCACGAGGCGCCCGACCCGCTGGACGATCTGCCGCGCAGCCCGGCCGGAATGCACGATGCGGCGACTTCACGGGCGATCGCCAGCTAA
- a CDS encoding outer membrane protein yields the protein MKKILVCLALGTAAGTAIASAPAMAQDTGPAQPFSGFHVEALAGYDVTKAGSSVDDDVNVDNDQSIDGFAYGVGAGYDFRSGNLVFGPEAEVTWSTAKTKFNDGDFEGFGIGNVKANRDLYVGARVGYVVTPSTMIYAKGGYTNAKFDVRNAVGTVETNRDIDADGWRIGAGVEQAITNNAFVKLEYRYSNYEKGELDYTGDIPDGNRFNLDTDRHQVMAGVGVRF from the coding sequence ATGAAGAAGATTCTCGTCTGCCTCGCCCTTGGAACCGCTGCCGGTACCGCCATCGCATCGGCTCCCGCCATGGCGCAGGATACCGGCCCGGCCCAGCCTTTCTCCGGCTTCCACGTCGAGGCGCTCGCCGGTTACGATGTGACTAAGGCCGGCAGCAGCGTCGATGACGACGTTAATGTCGACAACGACCAGTCGATCGACGGCTTCGCCTATGGCGTCGGCGCCGGCTATGACTTCCGCTCGGGCAACCTCGTCTTCGGTCCGGAAGCCGAAGTGACCTGGTCGACCGCCAAGACGAAGTTCAACGACGGCGATTTCGAAGGCTTCGGCATCGGCAACGTCAAGGCCAACCGCGACCTCTACGTCGGCGCCCGCGTCGGCTACGTCGTCACCCCCAGCACCATGATCTACGCGAAGGGCGGCTACACCAATGCCAAGTTCGACGTGCGCAACGCGGTCGGCACGGTCGAGACGAACCGCGATATCGATGCCGACGGCTGGCGGATCGGCGCGGGTGTCGAGCAGGCGATCACGAACAACGCCTTCGTAAAGCTCGAATACCGCTATTCGAACTACGAGAAGGGTGAACTCGACTACACCGGCGACATTCCGGACGGCAACCGCTTCAACCTCGACACTGACCGTCATCAGGTCATGGCCGGCGTCGGCGTTCGCTTCTGA